Sequence from the Mycoplasma cottewii genome:
CCTTGTCATTGTTGTGGAAGTTTTGGTGAGAAGTGAGGAACACCATCTCTAATAATCATTCCACCAAATCCTTCAATAATAGCTAAATAACTTCCTGTCATACTTGTAATGTGTAATCCATCATCAGTATCATTGTTGTAGTTATCTAAATCTAATCTAGCTGTACGGTTGTAGAATTCATAAGCTTTATCCATTAAATCAACTCTTGAAGCAATAATTGAGTGAATACATGGACTTAAACTTGATTCATGAACTGTAAATTGTTCATAGAATTCAAAGTTTCTAATTATTTCTTCTCTAGTGAATTGATCTCATAGATAGTAAATTCCTTGTAAAACGTCAGCTTGTTTAATATAAACACTTCTTAGAATTCTATCTCAACTTCAGTTTTTATTTAAAGGTCTTTCATCTTTACTTAATAAATCTTTGTGTTTTAATTCTTTATCTAAGAAAGTATCGTGTTGAACAAACACTTTTAGATTTTCATCATATGGTAAGTACATTTTGTTAATAATGTCTTGTCACTTGTTTAATTCATCAACTGATAAATTTCATCTTGATTTATCTAATTGTAATTTGTCTAACATTTCTAAAGTATAAGTTAATACTCATCTAGCCATTAAGTTAGTTAATCAGTTGTTATTAACGTTGTTTTCATATTCATTTGGTCCAGTTACTCCGTGAATAAAGTATTTATCTTTAATTGAATGATAATGTACTCTATCTGCTCAGAATCTTGCGATTTCAACCATTACATCCATTCCAAGTTCTTTAATGTATTCATAATCACCTGTGTAGTTAGTGTAATTATAAATAGCATAAACCATAGCGGCATTTCTATGAATTTCTTCAAATGTAATTTCTCATTCGTTATGACATTCAACACCATTGAATGTAACCATTGGATATAATGCACCTTTAAATCCTAATGATTGAGCATTTTCGATAGCTTTTGGTAAATGATTGTGACGGTATTTTAATAGGTTTCGGCTGATTTTTGGATCTGAAGCTTTTAAGTATAAAGGTAAACAGTAAGCTTCTGTATCTCAATAAGTTGCTCCACCATATTTTTCACCAGTAAATCCTTTAGGACCAATATTTAAACGATCATCGTTTCCATAATAAGTACAGAATAATTGGAATAAGTTAAATCTTATTGCTTGTTGATCTAAATCTGATCCGATAATTTTAACATCACAAGATTCTCAACGTTTAGCTCATAATTCAACGTGTTTTTGTTTTAATTCTTCATAACTTAATTTATTGATTTCACATGAAACTTCACCAGCTTTAACTGCTAGTTCTTCTTCACTATAATATAGTGAATGAACAGTTGAAATCATCTTATAAATAGTTAATGTTTCATTAGCTTTTAAATCAAATTTATATGAAGTTTTTGCATATAAATTGCATTGATCACTAGTAATTTTACTAGGAGTTAAATTAAAGTTATTAACTGCTAAACTTGCATAACTAAAACGTTCAATTCCATAGTTATTTTCAATCATTTTTGAAACTACTAATTGAGAATTATCAGTAGCTTTTGAGTCTAAATGAGTTCAGAATTTAGTGTTATAGTTTGAATCACGGTTAATTACATCTCCATCAATATAACTAGTTAAATCTAAAGTCATATCTTGATCACTAGTAATTGAGTATTTAACAGCAGTTAATTCTTTATTTGCAATTGAAACAAAACGTTCTGCGTCAACTTTAATATTTTTATTATTAACAACTGTTGTGAATTTTCTAGTTAAAATACCTTGTTTTAAGTCTAAAGTTCTGCTGTAAGATGTTGGTTTTTGTTTGAATAAATCTAATTCAACTCCATCAACAACAACATTTAAACCTAAAAAGTTAACGGCATTAATTACTTTACCAAAGTATTTTGGATAACCATTTTTTCATCATCCAACAATTGTTTTATCTGGATATCATAATCCACCAATATAACAACCTTTGTGAGTATCTCCAGAATAAGTTTCTTCAAAATTTCCTCTCATTCCTAGATATTCATTTCCTAATGATGTAATTGATTCACTTAATCTGAAATCAAAACCATCTTCAGGTAGTTTATTTTCAGTTAATTTTCATTCGTCTACTTCAAATAATCTTTTAATATTTACATCAATTTTTGTATTCATTTCTTCACCTATCTAATATCTATAATTAGATTTTAAATTTAAATATTATAATTTGAAATTTTATTTTTAATTTTTTACTCAAAAAGACATACTTATAGATTATTATATCTAGTAAAAAGTATGTCTTTTTTTAAATTGTTAAATTATCCAATACGTTTTTCAGTAATACCATTGAATAAATGATATCTGTTAATTTGTATTCCAACTTTACTGTCAATTGAAATAGAAACATCTTTTGCTGCTGTAATAATAAAATTATTTGATGGTTCAATCTCACAAGTAATTTGTTTGTTCATACCTAATAACTCAGAGTTAATAACTGTTCCTTGAACATTAGCTTTTGGATCATCATAATCAACGATAGTTGCATCTTCACTTCTGACTCCTAAATATAATCTGTCTGTTCCTTCTTTTTTAATTAACTCTACTTCTTCTTTTGTTAACTTAACTTTGTAGTCTTTAGTATCACAAACGAAGCTTTGTCCTTTAAGTCTACCTTCTAAAACTTTCATTGTTGGTGTACCAATGAATTTTGCTACGAATAAGTTATTTGGTTTATTATAGAATTCTTCTGGTTTACCAACTTGTTGAATAACTTGGTTGTTCATTAAAACAATTTTTGTAGCCATAGTCATAGCTTCTAATTGATCGTGAGTAACATAAATTGTAGTTGTTCCTAAAATTCTATGAATTGAAACTAATTCAGTTCTCATTGATTCTCTTAGTTTAGCATCTAAGTTTGATAATGGCTCATCCATTAAGAATAACTTAGGCTTTCTAACAATCGCACGCCCTAAAGCAACACGTTGTTGTTGCCCTCCTGATAATTCTCTAGGTTTTTTGAATAAATATTTTTCAATATTTAATAATTTTGCAGCTCCTCTAACTCTATGGTTGATGATTTCTTTTTTCTCTTTTTTCATCTCTAAACCAAAGGCTAGGTTTTTATAAACATTATAGTGAGGGTATAAAGCATAGCTTTGGAATACCATAGCTATATCACGATCTTTTGGTAAAAGGTTGTTTACTTTAACTCCATCAAATAATAAGTCACCTTTTGTAATTGAGTTTAGACCTGCAATAATTCTTAGTAATGTGGTTTTACCACATCCAGATGGTCCTAAAATTACACAAAAGTCATTATCATCAATAGTTAAATCAATGTTTTCAAGTGTGTAAAATGAGTTACCTTCGTATTTTTTTGATATATTTCTTAATTCAACTTTCATATTAACCTTTTACTCCTCCTGATAATCCGCTTGTAATATTTCCTTGAAGCATTATAAATAGTGTACTAATAGGAACGGCAACAAGTAATGAACCAGCAGCGAATGCACCTTGCGCAATTACTCCTGATTGATTTAGTAAACTGTTTAATCCTGTAGCCATTGTTCAATCTTCAGGATCATCTAGTAATAATTTTGGTAATAGAACATCACCGAATGGTCCAATAAATGATCATAAAGCAATAACTGATAACATAGGTTTAGCTAATGGAATGATTACTCTAGTAAATACCATTCAAATACTACATCCATCAATTTTAGCAGCATCATCTATATCTGTTGAAATGTTGTCTAGGAATCCTTTAAGAATAAATACGTTTCCAGGAATTCCACCACCAACATAAATAAATACCAACATTAATTGACCTGGAATTTTGAATTTTTCATGTAGTAATTGGAACATTACATAAAACACAATAAAACTTGAAACGGTTGGTATCATTTGAATCAACATAACAGTCATTAAACTAACTCTTTTACCTTTAAATCTAAAACGAGAGAATGCATATCCAACCATAGCGGTTACCAATACCATAGCTAGCATTGTAATAATTGCTATAACTAATGAATTTACTACTCAGAATTTAAATTTAGTTTCAGTAAATAAATAACTAAAGTTAGCAGCACTAAATGCAAATTGTTTAAAGTCAAATCTACCAATTGTTCCGATTTTTCCTGCACTTGAACTTGATTCATTTGATGAGTAATAGTTAAACGCTTGAGAAACAACTTGAAGTACTGGAACAATAATTATTAATGCTCATGCAATTAATACTAAGTAAGTAAATACTAGACCAATTTTTCCATAAAGATTTAATGGAGGTTTATCTGATAGATAAAGTTTTCCAAATGTTTCAGTTAAAAATCTAACATATTTAACATAAGCATTATTTTTTTCTTTTTTAAGTTCTTGTTCAATTACAAATAATAAGTCGTTTTGATATTTTGAAATATCATTGTATGAAACTTCGCAATTACTGAATAATGAATTAGATTTTTTCATAGTTTCATAAGCGAATACTTCATTTTTAAGAATTTCGTATATAACACTTGCTTCTATTATTCTTGTGTTTAAGTTTAAATTCTCATATATCACTTTAGTTATTGCAACATATTTTGATCAATATTTATAACGTCCTAATTTATCTATTTCCTTGCTTTCAAAAAAATCGTTTTTTAATTTTTGATCGCTTGAAATTATATTTTCTAATAAAATAGTAAATTCAGCAGAAATTTGGCTTGCTGTTTTTAATATTAATGTTTCAAATACTTCTCTAGCTTTATCAAAATTGATATTTTTATCTTTATTTTTTAATGGGTAAAGATATGCTAAAGTAGATAATTTTACAATTAATAAATGATTATGATATTTATTGAAATTCAGGTGTTTAGATCTAAAGTATGTTTCAGTTAAACTAGCTTGGAAATCAATAAGATCTTTGGTTTTAAAAATTGTTTTAGCGTTTTTTAATCCTTCAGGATCTATTTTGTAATTTTTGTTATTAATTTTTAAAACATTGTAATGATTAAATTTTTTCTTTTGTTCACTTTTTTTATCTTGAACTTCACCTAAAAGTTGAGGATTAGTTAACATACGCAATTCACTTGCGATTTTTTCGTTAATTTCTTCACTACAGTATAATCTAAATTTTTCTTTTGATTTTCTGTTGTCGATTATTTTAGTTCATCATTTTTTATCACCATTTTCGATTTGGTAAGTTAATGATTTTTTTAGTAATAAAATGATTATTTCTTGAACTGTTAAACTATCAATATTTTGATTGCTCATTTCATCAAAAACTTCTTCTAGTAATGAATTGATTTTATTAAATGAGAAATCTTCTGATAGATTTTCATGCTCAATTAAATTGATAGAAACAAAGTCTTTTACTTCTTTATGTGTTTCATAAGTTAATAAGAATTCACTAGCTAAAATTCTTCCTAATTCTTCAAGATTAATCTTTTTGAAATAACAAACAATAATAGCATTAATTTTTTTTCAATTAGAAATAAATTCATATGTATCTAAATTTTTAAATCCAAAATGTTTAAAATCTTTTATAGATTGTTTTTTTGCATAATTTTCAATTTCTTTAATTAACTCTTCATCAATAGTTTCTTTAATTACTTCGTTCATGTTTTGATTTCCGACAAAAACATCAAAATTATTTTTATCATTAAATGTTGAAAATGCATTTGAAATTAATGATAATAATAAACCTTCGATTAATTTTTTATCATCAGTAAATTTTGTATAAACATCAACGATATTCCCGAAAATGTAATTACTTTTTATAAATTGCTGATAATCTTTTACTTTATTTGTGTTTTTAATAGTTTCATGATTTAGAAGCGTTGTTCTTATAATAGCTGAATAACCAGATCTTTTGAAATTTGATATATCGTATTTTTTAACTGGTTTTAAAAGATTAGAAAATTGTATAGATTTATCTACTACATCTTCTTTTTTAACTTGAATTTTTATAGCCATTAATTTTACCTCCTAATTTTTGAAAGCATTCATTCTTCTAAATCCATTTGCTGAGATTCCAACAACAACAAATGATGAAACTATAATAAATGAAGCAGCAATACCATAAGTATATCTATCTGGGTGTGTTGCTATTTTAAACACGAATGAAATTAAAATATCTGTTATACCAGGTTGTCCTGGATATGGTTTATTATCTGCAGGGTTTAAAGCCTGAGCGTTTGCTCCAAATAGATAAATAATACCAAAGTTACCGAAGTTGAAAACAAATTGACCGACTAGTAACGGAGCAACTTGAGCAAGAATTAGCGGGATTGTAATTCTCATTAATTGTTTTCATCTTGAAGCACCATCGATTGTTGATGAATCATATAAGTCTTTTGATATACCTTGTAAAACACCAGTAATTAATAAGAACATGTATGAGTGTCCTAATCATGTTTGTAGCATTATCAGAACAATACGTGCTTGAGTTTGTTCTGAAGTTCATCCACTAACTCCAATCCATCTTTGTGTGAATCTGTTAAAATCCGCACTTGAAAGTAAGATCGCAAATACCATCACCATAATAAACGATGGAACAGCTCAAGGTAATAAAAATATTAATCTGAAAATACGTTTTCCTTTTAATCTATCATGATTAACTAGTAATGCAAATAATGAACCTACTGCAATAACTGAAACTGTAGTAAAGATAACTCATGTAAATGTTCATCCCATAACGTATTTGAACGATGGGAAATATTCTCCTCCGAAAATAGATTTAAAGTTTTCAAATCCAACTCATTGGATGATTTGACCAGGACGTCCTGGATCGTTTCCTTTACCATAATTAGTGAATGCAATAATTACTGTTGAAATAATTGGAACAAGTACAATAAACATCATTCCTATAATAGCAGGTAATGATAAGATGTATGGAATTCCGTGTGATTTTAAGAATGTTCTTGTTTGACTAAAAGTACTTGATCTTGCACCTATTCTCATTTTTTTAGCGTTACTTCTTGAATCAATTCATGTAGAAAGAATTGCAAGACATGTTCCAAAAGTAAGAATAAGTGCAATAATACCTTCAACTAGATAGAAACGTCCATCACTATCGTGAACACTAGCACCAAAATCAACTAATCCTAATAAACCTTTCCCTTCAATGTTTCCAACTCCAAATGAATATAATATAAATGATATTAATATTGGCAGTGCAGCAAACATTAGCAGCGCTTTTTTATATTGACCATTAATCAATGGTCCAACTCCAGGGAATCAACCAAATGCAATAGAAAGAATTTCTTTTCATACTGGGTATTCGATTGGTAAATTATTTTTTATGTTTTCAATTTCTGCGACATACTCTAACTTATTTTTAGTTTTTTCTGTTTTAAAACTGTGTTTTAAATAAGTTCAATTGTCTTTTGCTTGTTTAACAGCATTTCTTGTTTTGATTTCTTTTTTGTTTTGTTTATGTTCTAATTTCAGATTTTTCTTTTCACTTTTAGTTGTTGCAAATTGTAAATCAGTTTGATAAGACTCTTTTTCTTGTTGAAGAAGTTTTTTAGTAATTTCATTATGTTTGTTTTTTTCTTTTGATATTTCTTGATATTTTTCTTTTGCTTGTTTAACTAAAGGAATAAATTCTAAATCAATTTCATCTTTTTTGATTAAATATTTTTCTTTAGCAGCAAAATTTAATGATTTAACTTCTCAATCATAACTATAATCGATTCCTTGTTTATATATTTCGCTGGTAGCTTTTGCTTTTTCTATTCCTTTTAAATGTTTAATTTAATTTAATTCTTTTTTGATTTTTAGAGAAATTTCATTTTTCTCTTGCTCAAATACTGTTGCGTTTTTATTATGTGATTTAACATAGTATGAATAATCGTTAGTACTAAATAATAAACGCAATTCTCTCACTTTTCTTCTTGCTATTTTGTATGTGATTGATATGAATTTCTTTTTGTATGTGTAAACAAATTTATTTAAAAACTCTAAATATTTAACATATTGTTTATTCATTCTAGTTTTTAAATTTTTTAATTCTTGTTGTCTGGTTCTATAAATTATTTCACTTAGTTCAATACGTGATCTGAATTTGAACATATCGTGAATGTATTTTTCATCTTTATTAATAAAACTTTCTTCGATAGCTTTAACATCAAATACAAATTTATTATTTTCATCTTTATGTAAATATAAAGCAAATTTTTCTTTTAATTTTGCATGCATATTGTGATGAATGTTTTCTTTTGCAAATTCTAAAAAGATTTTAGCTAGTTCTTTATTAGTAAATGTATACACTGAATTATCTAAATTTTTAGAAGTTTGGTCTAATTCTTCAAACATTTTTTCAAAATCAACATAACTAATTTTTTGTAATTCTGTAAAAACTTCTTCTTTGGTTTTTAAAGATTTATAAAATTCTACATTATTCATATTAACCTCACTTTCTAAAATTTATATTGTCTTTTTTTCATTTTTTGATATCTTATGCTTTTTTTAATTTCTGAAATATCTTTAACGATAAAATAGAAACTAATTAAAACTAAAACAAATAATACAATGCTTGTTATGCTTAGATATGATGCTCTTTTTGTTAATATCAACTCACCGAATGCAAATCCAAATCAAACAATAATTCACAATCCTACATAAACATAACCTACACGCAATCTGTTTATTGCAAATAATGTGTACACAACAAAGATTATGATAAATAGCACATTTAATAAATATCTAAACATCCAAATTTTTAAAAAATACATATAAGGGTCTTTCAATGCCTCTTCTGGTAAATTTTGTTTTTTAACAACTATAAAATTATAGTCAATTAACATAGTTGCACTAAGTATAGCCACAAAAATCATAGAAATTAATAATAAAAAGTATGCATTTCATTTATTAATATTAGTTTTATTACCAAATATTTGTTGAGTATCCATTTTTTACCTCTTGTTAAAAACTACCAACACACTATGTTGGCAGTAAATAATTATTATTTTTTAGTTTTGGTTATTATTAATGGAATCTATATCTGTCTTTTTCTTGTTTATATGTACTTCTGAAAATTTGGTGGAATTTTTCGCCTTCTCTATTTTGTTTTTTGTTGAATGTTGAACCAAACGCTGTTGCATAAGATCCTCAGTAAATACCAAATAATTCGTTATTTGCTCTTGGGGCTACATCGGCATTTTTACCAGTTTTTCCATAACCATCTATAATAGCTTTATATGCACCTCCAATTAATTTTCTATTTTCTTTTTCTGCATCAACATCAGTTTGTGTTCTACTTCCTGATGCAGGTTTAACATTTTTTCCTTCTTCTAATTCTTTTACTATATTATCAGCAACTTTTTTATAAGCACTGATTTTTCCATCAGCAAATGCTAATTCTGTTGCATATTCTTCCTTAGAAATTTCGTTTATAAATTCAACAGCGGCTTGTGTTTTTGAAAGTTCTGATCCATCTTTTTCTGATTTTGAAACTCTATTTGCAATTGTAGATTTCACACCTCGACCAAATCCACCAGCAAATCCTGTTAATTTTCTATTTTGTGATCCAAATGTTATATCACCTATTGAAGCAAATCCATAATTTGTTGAACCAGCATTTTTTTCAGCTTTTTTCATAATTTCTAATTTAGATGAAACTTCTCAAGGACCAATTAAAGACATAGCTGTTGTTCCGTCTTTTAGAGCATCTTCAATAATTTGTCCAATTTGACCACTAGCACCACCATAAATTGTTTCAATATGTTTACCGAATGATTTTACAAAGTCAACGATTGTATCTGTAGCTTCATTAAAGTCGGCTTCAAATTTTTTGTTTTCTCAAATTGAATCAAAATCAGCTTTTGTTGTTGTATTTGCTTTCGCACCTTTATTAATTCAAACCATTCCTGGTGTTGCGAAATCGGCTTTTAATTCTTTTATTTCTTCTTCTCTATTATTTAAAATAGAATTTAAGAAAGTTCCTCCGTAGAATGCATTACCAGCGTCCATATAAACTAAAGGTGCACCTTTTGAAGTATCTTCTCTTTCTTTACCATCTTCAAACTCATAGTTGTTTTTTTGATTTAGGTTTAATTTAGCTAAATTTTCAATACTTGCTTTTGGTTTTCCTTGAGCTTTTTCTGGAACCCCTTCTTTTCCTCATTTATCTAAATTACTTACTTTATCAACTTCAGAACCAACTAAATAACTGAATGAATTACCTTGTCCATCAGATTCTTTTTCAACTCCTACACGATCTTTGTTAAAAACTCATAATAAGTTTTCAACTGACATAGGAATCATACCATAAATTTCTTTTCCTTCTAAATTAGTAACACGTGCAGATGTTCAAGAGTTTACGTTATCTTTTACTTTAATTCCTTCAATTCCTTGTTTTGATTTATCAATTTCTAATCCAAAACGTTCTGAATCTTCTTTAGTTTTAACTAAATCATTTTTAATATATTCAGTTAAGTCTTTTAAAGTGTTTTGGTTAACATATTTAGGATATTGATCTAAAGGGAAAGTAAAGATATCTGAAATCCCTTTATCTTTAACCCCTCTTTGATCGATTAAATCTTTTTCTTGGAAAAAATCAATTTCTTTTAATCTAATTTTTCAATCATATCCTCTTTGTTCAAAAGATTTATTAACAGCTTCTGCAGCTTTTTTATACATTGGCATTCATTTTTGATTGGTTTGTACATAAATTTCATTAGCAGCACGTCCTTTACATGACATAACAGTTAATGTTGAACCACCAATAACAGCTAATGTAGAAAGCAATGATAGTATTTTTTTCATATTATTAATGCAAACCTTTCTAATTTTTGCTATTTTTGATATTTAAAATCAACACTTGATAAGTGTGAACAATTATATTATTCTATAAGTTTATAAAAAAATCTATTTACCAGTAAAAAGTTTCTAATAAAAGCACTATAGAAATTATTAAAACGTTATTTTTTTAATTGAATTTATTAAATAGTCAAAGACAAAATCTAGTTTTTACATAAAATATAACGTATAAAAAGCAACTAAAAACAGACAAAAAAGACAATCAAAAAAATAAACAAAATAATAATTAAAAA
This genomic interval carries:
- a CDS encoding ABC transporter ATP-binding protein, with the translated sequence MKVELRNISKKYEGNSFYTLENIDLTIDDNDFCVILGPSGCGKTTLLRIIAGLNSITKGDLLFDGVKVNNLLPKDRDIAMVFQSYALYPHYNVYKNLAFGLEMKKEKKEIINHRVRGAAKLLNIEKYLFKKPRELSGGQQQRVALGRAIVRKPKLFLMDEPLSNLDAKLRESMRTELVSIHRILGTTTIYVTHDQLEAMTMATKIVLMNNQVIQQVGKPEEFYNKPNNLFVAKFIGTPTMKVLEGRLKGQSFVCDTKDYKVKLTKEEVELIKKEGTDRLYLGVRSEDATIVDYDDPKANVQGTVINSELLGMNKQITCEIEPSNNFIITAAKDVSISIDSKVGIQINRYHLFNGITEKRIG
- a CDS encoding glycoside hydrolase family 65 protein, with the protein product MNTKIDVNIKRLFEVDEWKLTENKLPEDGFDFRLSESITSLGNEYLGMRGNFEETYSGDTHKGCYIGGLWYPDKTIVGWWKNGYPKYFGKVINAVNFLGLNVVVDGVELDLFKQKPTSYSRTLDLKQGILTRKFTTVVNNKNIKVDAERFVSIANKELTAVKYSITSDQDMTLDLTSYIDGDVINRDSNYNTKFWTHLDSKATDNSQLVVSKMIENNYGIERFSYASLAVNNFNLTPSKITSDQCNLYAKTSYKFDLKANETLTIYKMISTVHSLYYSEEELAVKAGEVSCEINKLSYEELKQKHVELWAKRWESCDVKIIGSDLDQQAIRFNLFQLFCTYYGNDDRLNIGPKGFTGEKYGGATYWDTEAYCLPLYLKASDPKISRNLLKYRHNHLPKAIENAQSLGFKGALYPMVTFNGVECHNEWEITFEEIHRNAAMVYAIYNYTNYTGDYEYIKELGMDVMVEIARFWADRVHYHSIKDKYFIHGVTGPNEYENNVNNNWLTNLMARWVLTYTLEMLDKLQLDKSRWNLSVDELNKWQDIINKMYLPYDENLKVFVQHDTFLDKELKHKDLLSKDERPLNKNWSWDRILRSVYIKQADVLQGIYYLWDQFTREEIIRNFEFYEQFTVHESSLSPCIHSIIASRVDLMDKAYEFYNRTARLDLDNYNNDTDDGLHITSMTGSYLAIIEGFGGMIIRDGVPHFSPKLPQQWQGYEFNVNFRSRILKVKRTKTETIITLVSGEALKINVFDKEYQLESEIKIGA
- a CDS encoding lipoprotein produces the protein MKKILSLLSTLAVIGGSTLTVMSCKGRAANEIYVQTNQKWMPMYKKAAEAVNKSFEQRGYDWKIRLKEIDFFQEKDLIDQRGVKDKGISDIFTFPLDQYPKYVNQNTLKDLTEYIKNDLVKTKEDSERFGLEIDKSKQGIEGIKVKDNVNSWTSARVTNLEGKEIYGMIPMSVENLLWVFNKDRVGVEKESDGQGNSFSYLVGSEVDKVSNLDKWGKEGVPEKAQGKPKASIENLAKLNLNQKNNYEFEDGKEREDTSKGAPLVYMDAGNAFYGGTFLNSILNNREEEIKELKADFATPGMVWINKGAKANTTTKADFDSIWENKKFEADFNEATDTIVDFVKSFGKHIETIYGGASGQIGQIIEDALKDGTTAMSLIGPWEVSSKLEIMKKAEKNAGSTNYGFASIGDITFGSQNRKLTGFAGGFGRGVKSTIANRVSKSEKDGSELSKTQAAVEFINEISKEEYATELAFADGKISAYKKVADNIVKELEEGKNVKPASGSRTQTDVDAEKENRKLIGGAYKAIIDGYGKTGKNADVAPRANNELFGIYWGSYATAFGSTFNKKQNREGEKFHQIFRSTYKQEKDRYRFH
- a CDS encoding carbohydrate ABC transporter permease — translated: MFAALPILISFILYSFGVGNIEGKGLLGLVDFGASVHDSDGRFYLVEGIIALILTFGTCLAILSTWIDSRSNAKKMRIGARSSTFSQTRTFLKSHGIPYILSLPAIIGMMFIVLVPIISTVIIAFTNYGKGNDPGRPGQIIQWVGFENFKSIFGGEYFPSFKYVMGWTFTWVIFTTVSVIAVGSLFALLVNHDRLKGKRIFRLIFLLPWAVPSFIMVMVFAILLSSADFNRFTQRWIGVSGWTSEQTQARIVLIMLQTWLGHSYMFLLITGVLQGISKDLYDSSTIDGASRWKQLMRITIPLILAQVAPLLVGQFVFNFGNFGIIYLFGANAQALNPADNKPYPGQPGITDILISFVFKIATHPDRYTYGIAASFIIVSSFVVVGISANGFRRMNAFKN
- a CDS encoding sugar ABC transporter permease, producing the protein MAIKIQVKKEDVVDKSIQFSNLLKPVKKYDISNFKRSGYSAIIRTTLLNHETIKNTNKVKDYQQFIKSNYIFGNIVDVYTKFTDDKKLIEGLLLSLISNAFSTFNDKNNFDVFVGNQNMNEVIKETIDEELIKEIENYAKKQSIKDFKHFGFKNLDTYEFISNWKKINAIIVCYFKKINLEELGRILASEFLLTYETHKEVKDFVSINLIEHENLSEDFSFNKINSLLEEVFDEMSNQNIDSLTVQEIIILLLKKSLTYQIENGDKKWWTKIIDNRKSKEKFRLYCSEEINEKIASELRMLTNPQLLGEVQDKKSEQKKKFNHYNVLKINNKNYKIDPEGLKNAKTIFKTKDLIDFQASLTETYFRSKHLNFNKYHNHLLIVKLSTLAYLYPLKNKDKNINFDKAREVFETLILKTASQISAEFTILLENIISSDQKLKNDFFESKEIDKLGRYKYWSKYVAITKVIYENLNLNTRIIEASVIYEILKNEVFAYETMKKSNSLFSNCEVSYNDISKYQNDLLFVIEQELKKEKNNAYVKYVRFLTETFGKLYLSDKPPLNLYGKIGLVFTYLVLIAWALIIIVPVLQVVSQAFNYYSSNESSSSAGKIGTIGRFDFKQFAFSAANFSYLFTETKFKFWVVNSLVIAIITMLAMVLVTAMVGYAFSRFRFKGKRVSLMTVMLIQMIPTVSSFIVFYVMFQLLHEKFKIPGQLMLVFIYVGGGIPGNVFILKGFLDNISTDIDDAAKIDGCSIWMVFTRVIIPLAKPMLSVIALWSFIGPFGDVLLPKLLLDDPEDWTMATGLNSLLNQSGVIAQGAFAAGSLLVAVPISTLFIMLQGNITSGLSGGVKG